The following is a genomic window from Salvelinus sp. IW2-2015 unplaced genomic scaffold, ASM291031v2 Un_scaffold2617, whole genome shotgun sequence.
NNNNNNNNNNNNNNNNNNNNNNNNNNNNNNNNNNNNNNNNNNNNNNNNNNNNNNNNNNNNNNNNNNNNNNNNNNNNNNNNNNNNNNNNNNNNNNNNNNNNNNNNNNNNNNNNNNNNNNNNNNNNNNNNNNNNNNNNNNNNNNNNNNNNNNNNNNNNNNNNNNNNNNNNNNNNNNNNNNNNNNNNNNNNNNNNNNNNNNNNNNNNNNNNNNNNNNNNNNNNNNNNNNNNNNNNNNNNNNNNNNNNNNNNNNNNNNNNNNNNNNNNNNNNNNNNNNNNNNNNNNNNNNNNNNNNNNNNNNNNNNNNNNNNNNNNNNNNNNNNNNNNNNNNNNNNNNNNNNNNNNNNNNNNNNNNNNNNNNNNNNNNNNNNNNNNNNNNNNNNNNNNNNNNNNNNNNNNNNNNNNNNNNNNNNNNNNNNNNNNNNNNNNNNNNNNNNNNNNNNNNNNNNNNNNNNNNNNNNNNNNNNNNNNNNNNNNNNNNNNNNNNNNNNNNNNNNNNNNNNNNNNNNNNNNNNNNNNNNNNNNNNNNNNNNNNNNNNNNNNNNNNNNNNNNNNNNNNNNNNNNNNNNNNNNNNNNNNNNNNNNNNNNNNNNNNNNNNNNNNNNNNNNNNNNNNNNNNNNNNNNNNNNNNNNNNNNNNNNNNNNNNNNNNNNNNNNNNNNNNNNNNNNNNNNNNNNNNNNNNNNNNNNNNNNNNNNNNNNNNNNNNNNNNNNNNNNNNNNNNNNNNNNNNNNNNNNNNNNNNNNNNNNNNNNNNNNNNNNNNNNNNNNNNNNNNNNNNNNNNNNNNNNNNNNNNNNNNNNNNNNNNNNNNNNNNNNNNNNNNNNNNNNNNNNNNNNNNNNNNNNNNNNNNNNNNNNNNNNNNNNNNNNNNNNNNNNNNNNNNNNNNNNNNNNNNNNNNNNNNNNNNNNNNNNNNNNNNNNNNNNNNNNNNNNNNNNNNNNNNNNNNNNNNNNNNNNNNNNNNNNNNNNNNNNNNNNNNNNNNNNNNNNNNNNNNNNNNNNNNNNNNNNNNNNNNNNNNNNNNNNNNNNNNNNNNNNNNNNNNNNNNNNNNNNNNNNNNNNNNNNNNNNNNNNNNNNNNNNNNNNNNNNNNNNNNNNNNNNNNNNNNNNNNNNNNNNNNNNNNNNNNNNNNNNNNNNNNNNNNNNNNNNNNNNNNNNNNNNNNNNNNNNNNNNNNNNNNNNNNNNNNNNNNNNNNNNNNNNNNNNNNNNNNNNNNNNNNNNNNNNNNNNNNNNNNNNNNNNNNNNNNNNNNNNNNNNNNNNNNNNNNNNNNNNNNNNNNNNNNNNNNNNNNNNNNNNNNNNNNNNNNNNNNNNNNNNNNNNNNNNNNNNNNNNNNNNNNNNNNNNNNNNNNNNNNNNNNNNNNNNNNNNNNNNNNNNNNNNNNNNNNNNNNNNNNNNNNNNNNNNNNNNNNNNNNNNNNNNNNNNNNNNNNNNNNNNNNNNNNNNNNNNNNNNNNNNNNNNNNNNNNNNNNNNNNNNNNNNNNNNNNNNNNNNNNNNNNNNNNNNNNNNNNNNNNNNNNNNNNNNNNNNNNNNNNNNNNNNNNNNNNNNNNNNNNNNNNNNNNNNNNNNNNNNNNNNNNNNNNNNNNNNNNNNNNNNNNNNNNNNNNNNNNNNNNNNNNNNNNNNNNNNNNNNNNNNNNNNNNNNNNNNNNNNNNNNNNNNNNNNNNNNNNNNNNNNNNNNNNNNNNNNNNNNNNNNNNNNNNNNNNNNNNNNNNNNNNNNNNNNNNNNNNNNNNNNNNNNNNNNNNNNNNNNNNNNNNNNNNNNNNNNNNNNNNNNNNNNNNNNNNNNNNNNNNNNNNNNNNNNNNNNNNNNNNNNNNNNNNNNNNNNNNNNNNNNNNNNNNNNNNNNNNNNNNNNNNNNNNNNNNNNNNNNNNNNNNNNNNNNNNNNNNNNNNNNNNNNNNNNNNNNNNNNNNNNNNNNNNNNNNNNNNNNNNNNNNNNNNNNNNNNNNNNNNNNNNNNNNNNNNNNNNNNNNNNNNNNNNNNNNNNNNNNNNNNNNNNNNNNNNNNNNNNNNNNNNNNNNNNNNNNNNNNNNNNNNNNNNNNNNNNNNNNNNNNNNNNNNNNNNNNNNNNNNNNNNNNNNNNNNNNNNNNNNNNNNNNNNNNNNNNNNNNNNNNNNNNNNNNNNNNNNNNNNNNNNNNNNNNNNNNNNNNNNNNNNNNNNNNNNNNNNNNNNNNNNNNNNNNNNNNNNNNNNNNNNNNNNNNNNNNNNNNNNNNNNNNNNNNNNNNNNNNNNNNNNNNNNNNNNNNNNNNNNNNNNNNNNNNNNNNNNNNNNNNNNNNNNNNNNNNNNNNNNNNNNNNNNNNNNNNNNNNNNNNNNNNNNNNNNNNNNNNNNNNNNNNNNNNNNNNNNNNNNNNNNNNNNNNNNNNNNNNNNNNNNNNNNNNNNNNNNNNNNNNNNNNNNNNNNNNNNNNNNNNNNNNNNNNNNNGCAGATACAGTATATCTTACACAGCATTCAATCAAAAACAACGTCAAATAGAAGATAAAATAAATAGTAAAACTCATGTTGATTGGATCGGCACCCCAGCTCTCTGGGCTCCTCTTTACTAAGCAGCTTCTTGGCCGATTCCTTAAACTCCTCTGTCTTCAGAACATATATGATGGGGTTTAGCATGATGGCAGCACcgaggtcagggacaggttgatgATCCGGGCGTTGGTTGTATGATTGAGTGAAGGAAGTATGTAAATGAAATAGGCAGGTAGAATATGGCTACGAGTATCAGGTGTGAGGTACACGTCCTCAAGGCTCTGactctgagagagggagagagagagaaggagagagagagggagagagaaaattagagaagagacgagagggagaagaggtagagagagggaaagcaaaagaaggagagagggaaggaaagagggagaagagagaggggagagagagagggagagagagggggagacagagagagcacagagagaagaaagagagagagatagagaaaggacAAAAGTGTCAGTACAGTATCTATCTGGATAGATAGTCATCATCTATCCAGTTCAATGACATTCTCAGATTTCCAGCATTTATCACTAGaacaacatacactatatatacaaagtatatggacaccccttcaaataagtggatgcggctatttcagccacacccaggTGTATAaaagtgtataaaatagagcacacagccatgcaatctccatggacaaGCATTGCGATAAGAATGGACTTAATTAAGAGATCAGGACTTTCAATttgcactgtcataggatgctatCTTCCAACccagtcagtttgtaaaattatgccctgctagagctgctcggtcaactgtaagtgctgttattggagATTGGCAATGTCTAGGAGCAagaacggctcagccacaaagtgtaGGCAACACAAGTCCACAGAAGGACTGCCGAGTaatgaagcacgtaaaaatcgtctgtcctcactactggtttcaaactgcctctgagTAATTAACTGTCTttcggagcttcatgaaatgggtttccatgctaATCAACCGCAAACAAGCCTATGCTCACTGTGATCAATGCCAAGTTGTcagttctgaccttagtttcttttttatgtcactaatttggtttggtcagggcgtgagttggggtgggcattccatatgttttgtatttctgtgtttggcctggtatggatcccaatcagaggcagctgtcaatcgttgtctctgattgagaaccatacttaggtagcctgttaccacctgtgtttgtgggtagttgtttcctgttttgtgtttcaccattcgggactgtttcgattttcgttgtgatttcactttgttatttttgtgttctGTTCTAATaaagtaacatggacacttaccacgctgcgttttggtccgatctttcatattcctcatcagaagaggaagacaatcgttacagaactacccaccaaaaaaggaccaagcagcgtggtaaggaggagcagtgTCTCCTGGAGTGCTGTAAAACTTGCAGatattggactctagagcagtggaaacatgttctcttgagtgatgaatcacgcttcatcatctggcagtccgatggacgaatctgggtttggcagattgcaggagagcgctacctgccccaatgcatagttccgactgtaaagtttggtggaggacgaataacggtctggggctgtttttcatggttcgggctagaccccttagttccagtgaagggaaatcttaacgctacaggatacaatgacattctggattctgtggttccaactttgtgacaacagtttggagaaggccctttcctgtttcagcatgacaataccccagtgcacaaagcgaggtccatacagaagtggtttgtcgaaatcagtgtggaagaacttgactagcttccacagagccctaacctcaaccccatcgaacacctttgggatgaattggaacgccgactgcaagccaggcctaatcacccaacatcagcaTCCGACATCACtaaagctcttgtggctgaatggaagcaagtcctcgctgcaatgttccaacatctagtggaaagcactcccagaagaatggaggctgttatagcagcaaatgggggaccaactccatattaatgcccatgattttagaatgagatgtatgacgagcaggtgtccacatacttttggtcctgTAGTGTATATCTGAGACAGCACAACAATCAGTATCAGAGCTATATGTTTAGGtatataaacaaaatatctggCTAAATCTCTGACTCTGATCAGTATGACTTCTCACCTGTCCTGGGGCAATGTGATGGTGAACAGGGCGTGTGTGATACAGATGTATGATGATATGATGAAGACCATGGGGATAAAGAGGACTATACTGGGGTTGAGATATGACATCACTATGTTAGGGACCACATCAGAACAGGGGGCCGCCAGACGGAACAGGGGACCGTGGTCACAGAAGTAGCTGTTGATCACCAGAGacctacaatacaatacatcttCATTGTTCACATGTTACAGTGATCAACTGCTAWYTTWTTYYYCCAGCACCCGGCCCGGGATTCAAACCGGTAACCTTTCGGCAACAGRTTCACCTCCTCAGCCACCTACCGGCAGAAGGAGAGTCGGGTGATGAGGCACACAGMCAGCAACACCATGAACACAGCAAATACCCAGGCAGCACCCGTCAGCTGGGACATGGACCTGTGAGTCACCATCATATGGTACCTACATGGACAGCGGAAAGAAGCTGTTAAYAAGGACTTTAGATGCAGTGTATTCATATATCAGTTCGAATTGTCAGTGAAAGCAGATACATTATTTATCACACAAGGGGCAATTATGAAGGCCTTTTGAATTGTATTTGATTAAacaattttatttgatgtatTATCTGAGACCTGAGTGGGCAGCAGATGGCCACCAGTCTGTCGTAGGAGAGGATGGTGAGGTTGAAGGACTGCatggtgaggaagaggaagatgaagaagaggcTAGTGAGGCACTGGTTGTAGGAGATGAGTTGTCTGCTGAACAGGAACATATCCAGGACCTTGGGGACCATGGCAGTGCTGCCACACACGTCTGTGAAGGCCAGGTTGAACACAGCAATGTACTTGGGGCTGTAAGGTAAGATCCTGACTTGA
Proteins encoded in this region:
- the LOC112074391 gene encoding LOW QUALITY PROTEIN: olfactory receptor 8B3-like (The sequence of the model RefSeq protein was modified relative to this genomic sequence to represent the inferred CDS: inserted 2 bases in 2 codons), with translation MSYLTSDPNQTENIDTIIRPPYFFISGFIDIPHMKYYYIFLCFVYIISLVGXXXXMMVIYMDSSLHSPKYIAVFNLAFTDVCGSTAMVPKVLDMFLFSRQLISYNQCLTSLFFIFLFLTMQSFNLTILSYDRLVAICCPLRYHMMVTHRSMSQLTGAAWVFAVFMVLLXVCLITRLSFCRSLVINSYFCDHGPLFRLAAPCSDVVPNIVMSYLNPSIVLFIPMVFIISSYICITHALFTITLPQDRVRALRTCTSHLILVAIFYLPISFTYFLHSIIXTNARIINLSLTSVLPXMLNPIIYVLKTEEFKESAKKLLSKEEPRELG